Proteins found in one Anas platyrhynchos isolate ZD024472 breed Pekin duck chromosome 18, IASCAAS_PekinDuck_T2T, whole genome shotgun sequence genomic segment:
- the GTF3C4 gene encoding general transcription factor 3C polypeptide 4 isoform X1 has translation MAAAAAGASGGSPAVATAEEEPPLGLESLVEEAAAAASAGFRLTAVRREPAVRLQHGVSGLEPLAWSEDHRVSVSTARSIAVLEQLSDVQGGGQEMVIHRTAVPAPAAACYLKVGPKKEVVECREKFSSSMDPTVSQTFMLDRVFNPEGKSLPPMRGFKYSSWSPLGCDANGRCLLAALTMDNRLTIHANLNRLQWVQLVDLTEIYGERLHEANYKLSKADTPRGELEDFAEFQRRHSMQTPVRMEWSGICTTQQVKHNNECRDVGSVLLAVLFENSNIAVWQFQLPFLGKESITSCNTIESGISSPSVLSWWEYEHNNRKMSGLIVGSAFGPVKILPVNLKAVKGYFTLRQPVVLWQEMDQLPVHSIKCIPLYHPYQKCSCSLVVAARGSYVFWCLLLISKAGLNVHNSHVTGLHSLPIVSMTADKQNGTVYTCSSDGKVRQLIPIFTDVALKFEHQLIKLSEVFGSVRTHGIAVSPCGAYLAVITTEGMTNGLHPVNKNYQVQFVTLKTFEEAAAQLLESSVQNLFRQVDLTDLVRWKILKEKHIPQFLQEALDKKIESCGSTYFWRFKLFLLRILYQSMQKAPSEVMWRPSHEDTKILVSDSPGMGSTEDDQEEGTSKRASKQSLCDTGKGMDIDDTADDSLPQSSEIGGHEPMEEKLLEVQAQIEAVEMHLTREHMKRVLGEVYLHTWITENTSIPTRGVCDFLMSDDGYEDRTARVLIGHILKKMNKQTFPEHCSLCKEILPFTDRKQAVCSNGHIWLRCFLTYQSCQSLVYRRCLLHDSIARHPTPEDPEWIKRLLQGPCTFCDSPVF, from the exons ATggcggcagcggcggccggGGCGAGCGGGGGCAGCCCGGCGGTGGCGACAGCGGAGGAGGAGCCGCCGCTGGGCCTCGAGTCGCTGGTGGAggaagcggcggcggcggcgagcgCCGGGTTTCGGCTGACGGCCGTGAGGAGGGAGCCGGCGGTGAGGCTGCAGCACGGCGTCAGCGGCTTGGAGCCGCTGGCCTGGTCGGAGGATCACCGGGTGTCGGTGAGCACGGCCCGCAGCATCgccgtgctggagcagctgaGCGATGTGCAGGGAGGCGGGCAGGAGATGGTGATCCACCGAACCGCCGtgcccgcgcccgccgccgcctgTTACCTCAAG GTTGGTCCAAAGAAAGAGGTAGTGGAATGTAGGGAAAAGTTCTCCAGTTCGATGGATCCCACGGTCAGTCAAACATTTATGCTAGATCGAGTGTTCAATCCTGAGGGGAAGTCGCTGCCGCCAATGCGAGGCTTCAAGTACTCCAGCTGGTCACCGCTGGGCTGTGACGCCAACGGACGATGCCTGCTGGCAGCTTTAACCATGGACAATCGATTGACCATCCACGCAAACCTCAACAGACTGCAGTGGGTACAGCTGGTGGACCTGACGGAAATCTATGGCGAGCGTTTGCACGAAGCCAATTACAAACTTTCCAAGGCTGACACTCCCAGGGGAGAGCTAGAAGACTTTGCTGAATTTCAGCGGCGGCACAGCATGCAGACCCCAGTACGCATGGAGTGGTCGGGTATCTGTACCACGCAGCAGGTCAAACACAACAACGAGTGCCGGGATGTTGGTAGCGTGCTCTTAGCAGTGCTCTTTGAAAACAGTAACATTGCGGTTTGGCAGTTTCAGCTTCCGTTTCTGGGTAAGGAATCAATTACTTCTTGCAATACCATAGAGTCTGGAATAAGTTCTCCGAGTGTCCTGTCTTGGTGGGAATATGAACATAACAACCGAAAGATGAGTGGACTTATCGTAGGGAGTGCTTTTGGGCCAGTTAAAATTCTTCCTGTCAATCTAAAAGCAGTCAAAGGCTACTTTACACTAAGACAGCCCGTAGTCTTATGGCAAGAAATGGACCAGTTACCAGTGCACAGTATCAAATGTATTCCACTTTACCATCCCTACCAGAAATGTAGCTGTAGCTTAGTGGTGGCCGCAAGAGGATCttacgtgttttggtgtcttcTGTTGATATCCAAGGCAGGTCTGAACGTCCATAATTCCCACGTGACAGGGCTTCATTCGTTGCCAATTGTGTCTATGACTGCGGACAAACAGAACGGCACAGTGTATACGTGCTCCAGTGACGGAAAGGTAAGGCAGCTGATTCCTATATTCACAGATGTTGCTTTAAAGTTCGAGCACCAGCTGATTAAGCTCTCAGAAGTGTTTGGCTCTGTGAGGACTCACGGAATAGCTGTTAGCCCCTGTGGTGCGTACTTAGCAGTTATTACGACAGAGGGCATGACTAACGGTCTGCACCCCGTTAACAAAAACTACCAAGTTCAGTTTGTTACTCTTAAGACTTTTGAGGAGGCAGCCGCGCAGCTCCTGGAATCTTCTGTTCAGAACCTTTTCCGGCAAGTGGACTTGACAGATCTCGTACGCTGGAAAATTTTGAAGGAGAAGCATATTCCTCAATTTTTACAGGAAGCGCTGGATAAAAAGATTGAGAGCTGCGGTTCTACTTACTTCTGGCGGTTTAAGCTGTTTCTCCTGAGGATTTTGTACCAGTCAATGCAGAAAGCTCCCTCAGAGGTCATGTGGAGACCTTCACATGAGGACACAAAAATACTGGTATCTGATTCTCCCGGAATGGGCAGCACTGAAGATGATCAAGAGGAAGGAACTTCTAAACGAGCCAGCAAGCAGAGCCTATGTGACACGGGCAAAGGTATGGACATAGATGACACTGCCGATGATTCTCTTCCTCAGTCAAGTGAGATAGGAGGCCACGAGCCAATGGAAGAAAAGCTGCTTGAAGTACAGGCACAGATTGAGGCTGTAGAAATGCACTTGACACGAGAGCACATGAAACGGGTGTTGGGAGAAGTTTATCTACACACATGGATTACAGAAAACACCAGTATTCCCACCAGAGGAGTCTGTGACTTCTTAATGTCCGATGACGGATATGAGGACAGAACAGCACGA GTGCTGATTGGGCAtatcttaaagaaaatgaacaaacagaCTTTTCCAGAGCACTGCAGCTTGTGTAAAGAGATCCTGCCATTCACTGATCGCAAACAGGCAGTCTGCTCCAATGGACATATTTGGCTCAG GTGCTTTCTAACCTACCAGTCCTGTCAGAGCTTGGTGTACAGGAGGTGTTTGCTTCATGACAGCATTGCACGGCATCCAACTCCAGAAG ATCCTGAGTGGATCAAGAGGTTACTGCAAGGACCTTGCACGTTCTGTGATTCTCCGGTCTTCTAG
- the GTF3C4 gene encoding general transcription factor 3C polypeptide 4 isoform X2 — MAAAAAGASGGSPAVATAEEEPPLGLESLVEEAAAAASAGFRLTAVRREPAVRLQHGVSGLEPLAWSEDHRVSVSTARSIAVLEQLSDVQGGGQEMVIHRTAVPAPAAACYLKVGPKKEVVECREKFSSSMDPTVSQTFMLDRVFNPEGKSLPPMRGFKYSSWSPLGCDANGRCLLAALTMDNRLTIHANLNRLQWVQLVDLTEIYGERLHEANYKLSKADTPRGELEDFAEFQRRHSMQTPVRMEWSGICTTQQVKHNNECRDVGSVLLAVLFENSNIAVWQFQLPFLGKESITSCNTIESGISSPSVLSWWEYEHNNRKMSGLIVGSAFGPVKILPVNLKAVKGYFTLRQPVVLWQEMDQLPVHSIKCIPLYHPYQKCSCSLVVAARGSYVFWCLLLISKAGLNVHNSHVTGLHSLPIVSMTADKQNGTVYTCSSDGKVRQLIPIFTDVALKFEHQLIKLSEVFGSVRTHGIAVSPCGAYLAVITTEGMTNGLHPVNKNYQVQFVTLKTFEEAAAQLLESSVQNLFRQVDLTDLVRWKILKEKHIPQFLQEALDKKIESCGSTYFWRFKLFLLRILYQSMQKAPSEVMWRPSHEDTKILVSDSPGMGSTEDDQEEGTSKRASKQSLCDTGKGMDIDDTADDSLPQSSEIGGHEPMEEKLLEVQAQIEAVEMHLTREHMKRVLGEVYLHTWITENTSIPTRGVCDFLMSDDGYEDRTARDFFFSTSSVIHTRTENTAVTITGIP; from the exons ATggcggcagcggcggccggGGCGAGCGGGGGCAGCCCGGCGGTGGCGACAGCGGAGGAGGAGCCGCCGCTGGGCCTCGAGTCGCTGGTGGAggaagcggcggcggcggcgagcgCCGGGTTTCGGCTGACGGCCGTGAGGAGGGAGCCGGCGGTGAGGCTGCAGCACGGCGTCAGCGGCTTGGAGCCGCTGGCCTGGTCGGAGGATCACCGGGTGTCGGTGAGCACGGCCCGCAGCATCgccgtgctggagcagctgaGCGATGTGCAGGGAGGCGGGCAGGAGATGGTGATCCACCGAACCGCCGtgcccgcgcccgccgccgcctgTTACCTCAAG GTTGGTCCAAAGAAAGAGGTAGTGGAATGTAGGGAAAAGTTCTCCAGTTCGATGGATCCCACGGTCAGTCAAACATTTATGCTAGATCGAGTGTTCAATCCTGAGGGGAAGTCGCTGCCGCCAATGCGAGGCTTCAAGTACTCCAGCTGGTCACCGCTGGGCTGTGACGCCAACGGACGATGCCTGCTGGCAGCTTTAACCATGGACAATCGATTGACCATCCACGCAAACCTCAACAGACTGCAGTGGGTACAGCTGGTGGACCTGACGGAAATCTATGGCGAGCGTTTGCACGAAGCCAATTACAAACTTTCCAAGGCTGACACTCCCAGGGGAGAGCTAGAAGACTTTGCTGAATTTCAGCGGCGGCACAGCATGCAGACCCCAGTACGCATGGAGTGGTCGGGTATCTGTACCACGCAGCAGGTCAAACACAACAACGAGTGCCGGGATGTTGGTAGCGTGCTCTTAGCAGTGCTCTTTGAAAACAGTAACATTGCGGTTTGGCAGTTTCAGCTTCCGTTTCTGGGTAAGGAATCAATTACTTCTTGCAATACCATAGAGTCTGGAATAAGTTCTCCGAGTGTCCTGTCTTGGTGGGAATATGAACATAACAACCGAAAGATGAGTGGACTTATCGTAGGGAGTGCTTTTGGGCCAGTTAAAATTCTTCCTGTCAATCTAAAAGCAGTCAAAGGCTACTTTACACTAAGACAGCCCGTAGTCTTATGGCAAGAAATGGACCAGTTACCAGTGCACAGTATCAAATGTATTCCACTTTACCATCCCTACCAGAAATGTAGCTGTAGCTTAGTGGTGGCCGCAAGAGGATCttacgtgttttggtgtcttcTGTTGATATCCAAGGCAGGTCTGAACGTCCATAATTCCCACGTGACAGGGCTTCATTCGTTGCCAATTGTGTCTATGACTGCGGACAAACAGAACGGCACAGTGTATACGTGCTCCAGTGACGGAAAGGTAAGGCAGCTGATTCCTATATTCACAGATGTTGCTTTAAAGTTCGAGCACCAGCTGATTAAGCTCTCAGAAGTGTTTGGCTCTGTGAGGACTCACGGAATAGCTGTTAGCCCCTGTGGTGCGTACTTAGCAGTTATTACGACAGAGGGCATGACTAACGGTCTGCACCCCGTTAACAAAAACTACCAAGTTCAGTTTGTTACTCTTAAGACTTTTGAGGAGGCAGCCGCGCAGCTCCTGGAATCTTCTGTTCAGAACCTTTTCCGGCAAGTGGACTTGACAGATCTCGTACGCTGGAAAATTTTGAAGGAGAAGCATATTCCTCAATTTTTACAGGAAGCGCTGGATAAAAAGATTGAGAGCTGCGGTTCTACTTACTTCTGGCGGTTTAAGCTGTTTCTCCTGAGGATTTTGTACCAGTCAATGCAGAAAGCTCCCTCAGAGGTCATGTGGAGACCTTCACATGAGGACACAAAAATACTGGTATCTGATTCTCCCGGAATGGGCAGCACTGAAGATGATCAAGAGGAAGGAACTTCTAAACGAGCCAGCAAGCAGAGCCTATGTGACACGGGCAAAGGTATGGACATAGATGACACTGCCGATGATTCTCTTCCTCAGTCAAGTGAGATAGGAGGCCACGAGCCAATGGAAGAAAAGCTGCTTGAAGTACAGGCACAGATTGAGGCTGTAGAAATGCACTTGACACGAGAGCACATGAAACGGGTGTTGGGAGAAGTTTATCTACACACATGGATTACAGAAAACACCAGTATTCCCACCAGAGGAGTCTGTGACTTCTTAATGTCCGATGACGGATATGAGGACAGAACAGCACGA gattttttttttagcacatcTTCTGTGATACATACAAGAACTGAAAACACTGCTGTAACCATCACTGGCATCCCCTAA
- the GTF3C4 gene encoding general transcription factor 3C polypeptide 4 isoform X3, which yields MAAAAAGASGGSPAVATAEEEPPLGLESLVEEAAAAASAGFRLTAVRREPAVRLQHGVSGLEPLAWSEDHRVSVSTARSIAVLEQLSDVQGGGQEMVIHRTAVPAPAAACYLKVGPKKEVVECREKFSSSMDPTVSQTFMLDRVFNPEGKSLPPMRGFKYSSWSPLGCDANGRCLLAALTMDNRLTIHANLNRLQWVQLVDLTEIYGERLHEANYKLSKADTPRGELEDFAEFQRRHSMQTPVRMEWSGICTTQQVKHNNECRDVGSVLLAVLFENSNIAVWQFQLPFLGKESITSCNTIESGISSPSVLSWWEYEHNNRKMSGLIVGSAFGPVKILPVNLKAVKGYFTLRQPVVLWQEMDQLPVHSIKCIPLYHPYQKCSCSLVVAARGSYVFWCLLLISKAGLNVHNSHVTGLHSLPIVSMTADKQNGTVYTCSSDGKVRQLIPIFTDVALKFEHQLIKLSEVFGSVRTHGIAVSPCGAYLAVITTEGMTNGLHPVNKNYQVQFVTLKTFEEAAAQLLESSVQNLFRQVDLTDLVRWKILKEKHIPQFLQEALDKKIESCGSTYFWRFKLFLLRILYQSMQKAPSEVMWRPSHEDTKILVSDSPGMGSTEDDQEEGTSKRASKQSLCDTGKGMDIDDTADDSLPQSSEIGGHEPMEEKLLEVQAQIEAVEMHLTREHMKRVLGEVYLHTWITENTSIPTRGVCDFLMSDDGYEDRTARHIFCDTYKN from the exons ATggcggcagcggcggccggGGCGAGCGGGGGCAGCCCGGCGGTGGCGACAGCGGAGGAGGAGCCGCCGCTGGGCCTCGAGTCGCTGGTGGAggaagcggcggcggcggcgagcgCCGGGTTTCGGCTGACGGCCGTGAGGAGGGAGCCGGCGGTGAGGCTGCAGCACGGCGTCAGCGGCTTGGAGCCGCTGGCCTGGTCGGAGGATCACCGGGTGTCGGTGAGCACGGCCCGCAGCATCgccgtgctggagcagctgaGCGATGTGCAGGGAGGCGGGCAGGAGATGGTGATCCACCGAACCGCCGtgcccgcgcccgccgccgcctgTTACCTCAAG GTTGGTCCAAAGAAAGAGGTAGTGGAATGTAGGGAAAAGTTCTCCAGTTCGATGGATCCCACGGTCAGTCAAACATTTATGCTAGATCGAGTGTTCAATCCTGAGGGGAAGTCGCTGCCGCCAATGCGAGGCTTCAAGTACTCCAGCTGGTCACCGCTGGGCTGTGACGCCAACGGACGATGCCTGCTGGCAGCTTTAACCATGGACAATCGATTGACCATCCACGCAAACCTCAACAGACTGCAGTGGGTACAGCTGGTGGACCTGACGGAAATCTATGGCGAGCGTTTGCACGAAGCCAATTACAAACTTTCCAAGGCTGACACTCCCAGGGGAGAGCTAGAAGACTTTGCTGAATTTCAGCGGCGGCACAGCATGCAGACCCCAGTACGCATGGAGTGGTCGGGTATCTGTACCACGCAGCAGGTCAAACACAACAACGAGTGCCGGGATGTTGGTAGCGTGCTCTTAGCAGTGCTCTTTGAAAACAGTAACATTGCGGTTTGGCAGTTTCAGCTTCCGTTTCTGGGTAAGGAATCAATTACTTCTTGCAATACCATAGAGTCTGGAATAAGTTCTCCGAGTGTCCTGTCTTGGTGGGAATATGAACATAACAACCGAAAGATGAGTGGACTTATCGTAGGGAGTGCTTTTGGGCCAGTTAAAATTCTTCCTGTCAATCTAAAAGCAGTCAAAGGCTACTTTACACTAAGACAGCCCGTAGTCTTATGGCAAGAAATGGACCAGTTACCAGTGCACAGTATCAAATGTATTCCACTTTACCATCCCTACCAGAAATGTAGCTGTAGCTTAGTGGTGGCCGCAAGAGGATCttacgtgttttggtgtcttcTGTTGATATCCAAGGCAGGTCTGAACGTCCATAATTCCCACGTGACAGGGCTTCATTCGTTGCCAATTGTGTCTATGACTGCGGACAAACAGAACGGCACAGTGTATACGTGCTCCAGTGACGGAAAGGTAAGGCAGCTGATTCCTATATTCACAGATGTTGCTTTAAAGTTCGAGCACCAGCTGATTAAGCTCTCAGAAGTGTTTGGCTCTGTGAGGACTCACGGAATAGCTGTTAGCCCCTGTGGTGCGTACTTAGCAGTTATTACGACAGAGGGCATGACTAACGGTCTGCACCCCGTTAACAAAAACTACCAAGTTCAGTTTGTTACTCTTAAGACTTTTGAGGAGGCAGCCGCGCAGCTCCTGGAATCTTCTGTTCAGAACCTTTTCCGGCAAGTGGACTTGACAGATCTCGTACGCTGGAAAATTTTGAAGGAGAAGCATATTCCTCAATTTTTACAGGAAGCGCTGGATAAAAAGATTGAGAGCTGCGGTTCTACTTACTTCTGGCGGTTTAAGCTGTTTCTCCTGAGGATTTTGTACCAGTCAATGCAGAAAGCTCCCTCAGAGGTCATGTGGAGACCTTCACATGAGGACACAAAAATACTGGTATCTGATTCTCCCGGAATGGGCAGCACTGAAGATGATCAAGAGGAAGGAACTTCTAAACGAGCCAGCAAGCAGAGCCTATGTGACACGGGCAAAGGTATGGACATAGATGACACTGCCGATGATTCTCTTCCTCAGTCAAGTGAGATAGGAGGCCACGAGCCAATGGAAGAAAAGCTGCTTGAAGTACAGGCACAGATTGAGGCTGTAGAAATGCACTTGACACGAGAGCACATGAAACGGGTGTTGGGAGAAGTTTATCTACACACATGGATTACAGAAAACACCAGTATTCCCACCAGAGGAGTCTGTGACTTCTTAATGTCCGATGACGGATATGAGGACAGAACAGCACGA cacatcTTCTGTGATACATACAAGAACTGA